From Butyricimonas paravirosa, one genomic window encodes:
- a CDS encoding ParA family protein produces MKKNPLFVAVSNQKGGVGKSTMLVTLASLLNYSMDKSVAIVDCDSTQRSLFNLRERDMEMVEKNKKYMVLLEEQRLRGCRIYPIRQAKPENARQVAGELAAKADFDIVFIDLPGSMDISGVLQTIFNVDYVLTPIAADNFVMDSSFVFAKSVMKFLENRKNIPLKDVFLFWTKVKKRSNTEVLDNYMALMKKQGLKILDSAIPDLCRYDKELSSRTRTYFRCSLLPPPAGQLKGSGLQELANELIVKFNL; encoded by the coding sequence ATGAAGAAGAATCCGTTATTCGTTGCGGTCAGCAACCAGAAAGGTGGGGTCGGCAAAAGTACCATGCTGGTAACGCTTGCCAGTCTCCTGAATTATTCGATGGATAAGAGTGTGGCCATCGTTGATTGTGACTCCACCCAGCGCAGCCTGTTCAATCTGAGGGAACGGGACATGGAGATGGTGGAGAAGAACAAGAAGTACATGGTGCTGTTGGAAGAGCAGAGGCTTAGGGGGTGCAGGATTTATCCTATCAGGCAGGCAAAGCCGGAGAATGCACGCCAGGTGGCCGGAGAGTTGGCGGCAAAAGCAGATTTTGATATCGTTTTCATAGATTTGCCAGGGTCTATGGACATATCCGGTGTGTTGCAGACCATTTTCAATGTGGATTATGTATTGACCCCCATTGCCGCTGACAATTTCGTTATGGACAGCAGTTTTGTCTTTGCCAAAAGCGTCATGAAGTTTTTGGAAAACCGGAAGAATATTCCTTTGAAAGACGTGTTCCTGTTCTGGACCAAGGTAAAGAAAAGAAGCAATACTGAAGTGCTTGACAACTATATGGCACTGATGAAGAAACAGGGGCTGAAAATTCTGGATTCAGCCATTCCGGACCTCTGCCGTTATGACAAGGAACTCTCATCCCGGACCCGCACCTATTTCCGCTGTTCACTCCTTCCACCGCCGGCAGGACAACTTAAAGGCAGCGGATTGCAGGAACTGGCAAATGAACTGATTGTAAAATTTAACCTGTAA